The Cyanobium sp. ATX 6F1 genome includes a region encoding these proteins:
- a CDS encoding type II toxin-antitoxin system Phd/YefM family antitoxin — MNVHQAKTQLSRLIDDAHAGETIVLAKAGKPWARLMPLAPPPPQRLPGRLRSYGPLSDPGILLEPLEADELASWEESPLISAAPNP, encoded by the coding sequence GTGAATGTGCATCAGGCCAAAACCCAGTTGTCTCGCCTGATCGATGATGCCCATGCCGGCGAGACGATCGTTCTGGCCAAGGCCGGCAAGCCCTGGGCCAGGCTGATGCCATTGGCACCGCCACCCCCGCAGCGCCTTCCTGGTCGCCTGCGCAGCTATGGACCCCTGAGCGATCCCGGCATCCTCCTGGAGCCTTTGGAGGCTGATGAGCTCGCCAGCTGGGAAGAGAGCCCGCTGATCTCGGCAGCCCCCAACCCGTGA
- the pglZ gene encoding BREX-1 system phosphatase PglZ type A: MTRTPASTSRIHESLDAAIARKRVVIWYDPSGEWTEDFESFQPKGTEKRRVIGNEFSTKVEISRAPLNQRFLLYIPSEKPAEKDNWLLDLLLAGHEFKADRASLDLQEAGLTLEFKELAQQHKAFFRSPIRTQQLKELLRPNDDESAVRLKMLAVVAKQPADIDKLLLHAFRQLDPTDTEADDPVQAAYGSALLSEHFWKAVASKFGYRSMAPSLRDFAVALFKSVSPIGPQGDLQPHGRVFLSFWKDSNRNRAVFEAWSLAMAQLLAIEPQLNDAPPEFDPGEEDSFELIERFVLHRLVNGFTAGVADAQLLQTIRNRRHSTWYDKHQHGYQAIEHAISLRSLLEKAVLQVESLDAGLQQYISGWWRIDEAYRRCTFHARTYQQPGLLQKLRHWVESHYVNNFLLPLTNNWSDQVAGLSQWRSQALPAQKEFHMRYVHAPLGSRGIKRLFVVISDALRYEAARDFADRLLNQPGKGWQVEVDALLGSLPSYTQLGMASLLPGAQVSINPADGSAVVDGQSASGTVNRDKILKTYAKGRAKALLADDFLSLPTSTAGKELTRDNDLIVIYHNRIDQVGDKQATEAQTFQAVEQAFEELEQILRKIASLKGSQALITADHGFLFQQEPLDANDKAVFPPADQLPTKSRRFALGDGIEPRPGQKIFAAQALGFTGGWSAVFPLGLDRFPIKGSGSRFVHGGTSLQEVVVPVIKLKRETKEESRLVEVEVLRLPAKITTVRLSLALFQHDPVEAKKVMPLQLRIGLYAKADGAPLCAPRTVLFDSAATDPREREQPLMLELSNAADDYNNQMVELRLERLVEGVADPVPYKSAELKLQRPFGSDFDEF, translated from the coding sequence ATGACCCGAACCCCCGCCTCCACATCCCGCATCCACGAGAGTCTGGACGCCGCAATTGCCCGTAAGCGCGTGGTGATCTGGTACGACCCCAGCGGTGAGTGGACAGAAGACTTCGAGAGCTTCCAGCCCAAAGGCACCGAGAAGCGGCGCGTGATCGGCAACGAATTCTCCACCAAGGTGGAGATCAGTCGGGCGCCACTGAACCAGCGCTTCCTGCTCTACATCCCTTCCGAGAAGCCTGCTGAGAAGGACAACTGGCTGCTGGATCTGCTCCTGGCAGGCCATGAATTCAAGGCCGACCGGGCCTCTCTCGATCTCCAGGAAGCGGGCCTCACCCTTGAGTTCAAGGAGTTGGCCCAGCAGCACAAGGCCTTTTTCCGCTCTCCCATCCGCACCCAGCAACTCAAAGAGCTGCTGCGCCCCAACGACGACGAGAGCGCCGTTCGGCTCAAGATGCTTGCCGTGGTGGCCAAGCAACCAGCCGACATCGACAAGCTGTTGCTCCATGCCTTCAGGCAGCTGGATCCCACCGATACAGAGGCCGATGATCCGGTGCAGGCGGCCTACGGCAGCGCGCTCCTCAGCGAGCATTTCTGGAAAGCCGTGGCCAGCAAGTTCGGCTACCGCAGCATGGCCCCGAGCTTGCGCGATTTCGCTGTAGCGCTGTTCAAGAGCGTTAGCCCGATCGGTCCCCAAGGCGACCTGCAGCCCCACGGGCGCGTGTTCCTGAGCTTCTGGAAAGACAGCAACCGCAATCGAGCGGTCTTCGAGGCCTGGTCGCTAGCCATGGCTCAGCTGCTGGCCATCGAGCCGCAGCTCAACGACGCGCCCCCGGAGTTCGATCCAGGCGAAGAGGACAGCTTCGAACTGATCGAGCGCTTCGTGTTGCATCGCCTCGTGAACGGGTTCACCGCCGGTGTGGCCGATGCCCAGCTGCTGCAGACCATCCGCAACCGGCGCCATTCCACCTGGTACGACAAGCACCAGCACGGCTACCAGGCGATTGAGCACGCCATCAGTCTGCGCAGCCTCTTGGAGAAGGCCGTACTCCAGGTGGAGAGCTTGGACGCTGGTCTGCAGCAATACATCAGCGGCTGGTGGCGCATCGATGAGGCCTACCGCCGCTGCACCTTTCACGCCCGCACCTACCAACAGCCCGGCCTGCTCCAGAAACTCCGCCACTGGGTGGAGAGTCACTACGTGAACAACTTCCTGCTGCCGCTCACCAACAACTGGAGTGATCAGGTGGCCGGCCTGAGTCAGTGGCGCTCACAGGCCCTGCCAGCGCAGAAGGAGTTCCACATGCGCTACGTGCATGCACCCCTGGGCTCCAGGGGCATCAAGCGGCTGTTTGTGGTGATCTCCGATGCCCTGCGCTACGAGGCCGCCCGCGATTTTGCCGATCGTCTCTTGAACCAACCAGGCAAGGGATGGCAGGTGGAGGTCGACGCGCTGCTGGGTTCGCTGCCCTCCTACACGCAGTTGGGCATGGCCTCCCTTTTGCCTGGGGCACAAGTGAGCATCAATCCCGCCGATGGTTCAGCCGTGGTCGATGGCCAGAGCGCCAGCGGCACCGTCAACCGCGACAAGATCCTCAAGACCTACGCCAAGGGCCGCGCCAAGGCCCTGCTTGCCGATGACTTCCTCAGCCTCCCCACCAGCACCGCCGGAAAAGAGCTCACGCGAGACAACGACCTGATCGTCATCTACCACAACCGCATCGATCAAGTAGGCGACAAGCAGGCCACCGAAGCCCAGACCTTCCAGGCGGTGGAGCAGGCCTTTGAGGAACTCGAGCAGATCCTGCGCAAGATCGCCAGCCTCAAGGGAAGCCAGGCCCTGATCACCGCCGACCACGGCTTCCTGTTCCAGCAGGAGCCCCTCGATGCCAACGACAAGGCGGTGTTCCCCCCAGCCGATCAGCTCCCAACCAAAAGTCGACGCTTCGCGCTGGGTGATGGCATCGAGCCGAGGCCTGGCCAGAAGATCTTCGCGGCCCAGGCCCTCGGCTTCACTGGCGGCTGGAGTGCTGTGTTCCCTCTGGGCCTCGATCGCTTCCCGATCAAGGGTTCGGGGTCCCGCTTCGTGCACGGCGGCACGTCTTTGCAGGAGGTGGTGGTGCCGGTGATCAAGCTCAAGCGAGAGACCAAAGAGGAGAGTCGCCTGGTGGAGGTGGAGGTGCTGCGACTGCCCGCCAAGATCACCACAGTTCGCCTGTCATTGGCCCTGTTCCAGCACGATCCGGTGGAGGCCAAGAAGGTGATGCCCCTGCAGCTGCGCATTGGCCTATACGCCAAGGCCGATGGCGCCCCCCTCTGCGCGCCCCGCACGGTGCTGTTTGATTCGGCCGCCACCGATCCCCGTGAGCGCGAGCAGCCACTCATGCTGGAACTCTCCAACGCTGCCGACGACTACAACAACCAGATGGTGGAGCTGCGCCTAGAGCGGCTCGTGGAGGGTGTCGCCGATCCGGTTCCCTACAAGAGCGCTGAACTGAAGCTGCAGCGGCCCTTCGGCAGTGATTTCGATGAGTTCTGA
- a CDS encoding type II toxin-antitoxin system VapC family toxin, translating into MTNSAAYLLDSHVLLWWWFDPDRLSAAVRELLIEPTNTVLVSAATVWELSLKYHRGKLPELERAIDDLPGLLQADGFQPLPITHSHGLRAGAYSQAHRDPFDRVLAAQAELDRLVLLTADPQLSTFPCQTLW; encoded by the coding sequence GTGACGAACTCCGCGGCCTACCTGCTCGACAGCCATGTGCTGCTCTGGTGGTGGTTTGATCCTGATCGGCTCTCGGCCGCTGTGCGTGAACTGCTGATCGAGCCCACCAACACGGTGCTGGTGAGTGCAGCCACGGTGTGGGAGCTCAGCCTCAAGTACCACCGCGGCAAGCTGCCTGAGCTGGAGCGCGCCATCGATGACCTGCCGGGACTGCTGCAGGCTGATGGCTTCCAGCCCCTGCCGATCACCCACTCCCATGGGCTGAGGGCCGGCGCCTACAGCCAGGCCCACCGGGATCCGTTTGATCGGGTGCTGGCCGCCCAGGCAGAACTGGATCGCCTGGTGCTGCTCACCGCCGATCCGCAGCTCTCCACCTTCCCCTGTCAGACCCTTTGGTGA
- a CDS encoding AAA family ATPase, protein MKIKRLEIENFRCKDKATLKLGSRLTLLLGENGSGKTTFLDAIAIALGAIISYLPKAKGRSFQKRGEIRQIGGRTLKYARIAVESIEGISWDCVEKDPKSRVKIPEIGKRQLKEYLDQQILEPLANEDDFVLPIFAFYGVSRALLDIPERRRGFDLESDRIFDALDQALTSGSNFRSAFIWYFNKEMEELRLRNEIRNFDITLPQLRAVRKCLTTLFPTLTNPRFSVKPPLRLIVTENREDLELSQLSDGYKTMIGVAIDLSRRMAAGNPDMDNPLESPAIVMIDEVDLHLHPAWQQRIVSDLLKCFPNTQFIVTTHSPIIVEGINNLLKRYAIDKLLPAFLDDDSLINIRALHPLNPAETAVYQVTQYDQVELMDMEEGLTADSLIENFNQVSLTFEHMRELEWRLQNEHQEENG, encoded by the coding sequence GTGAAAATAAAAAGGCTAGAAATTGAAAACTTCCGCTGCAAGGACAAGGCCACTCTTAAGCTTGGCTCACGTCTTACTCTACTTCTCGGCGAGAATGGGTCTGGTAAAACAACATTCCTTGATGCGATAGCGATCGCATTAGGTGCCATCATTTCCTATTTACCCAAGGCTAAAGGGAGAAGCTTCCAGAAGCGTGGAGAGATTCGTCAAATTGGAGGGAGGACACTCAAATACGCGCGTATTGCTGTTGAAAGTATAGAGGGTATTTCTTGGGATTGCGTCGAGAAAGATCCGAAGTCAAGAGTCAAGATACCTGAGATTGGCAAGAGACAGCTGAAGGAATATCTTGACCAACAAATTCTCGAGCCACTCGCCAATGAAGATGATTTTGTTCTTCCAATCTTCGCTTTCTACGGGGTCAGCAGGGCCTTGCTTGATATTCCAGAAAGGCGTCGTGGTTTTGACTTAGAGTCCGATCGAATTTTTGATGCCCTGGATCAAGCCCTGACATCTGGATCTAATTTCAGATCTGCTTTTATATGGTATTTCAACAAAGAGATGGAAGAGTTGAGGCTACGCAATGAGATACGTAACTTTGACATTACGCTTCCACAGCTAAGGGCTGTACGTAAATGCTTAACGACACTTTTTCCAACTCTTACGAATCCTCGTTTTTCCGTGAAACCTCCCCTTCGTCTCATAGTCACTGAGAATAGAGAGGATCTAGAACTTTCACAATTGAGCGATGGCTATAAAACCATGATCGGTGTAGCTATTGACCTGTCACGTCGCATGGCAGCAGGCAATCCTGACATGGATAACCCTTTGGAATCGCCCGCAATCGTAATGATTGATGAGGTGGATCTACATCTCCACCCAGCCTGGCAACAGAGGATTGTTTCGGATTTGCTCAAATGCTTTCCCAATACTCAATTTATCGTAACGACTCATAGCCCGATTATTGTTGAAGGGATTAATAATCTCTTGAAAAGATATGCCATTGACAAACTGCTTCCAGCCTTCTTGGACGATGACTCGCTGATTAATATTAGGGCCCTGCACCCGCTCAATCCAGCGGAAACGGCAGTCTATCAGGTTACGCAATACGATCAAGTAGAGCTTATGGACATGGAAGAAGGCCTAACTGCTGACAGCTTAATTGAGAACTTTAATCAAGTCTCACTCACCTTTGAACACATGCGTGAGCTCGAGTGGAGATTGCAGAATGAACATCAAGAAGAAAATGGCTAG